The following are encoded together in the Monodelphis domestica isolate mMonDom1 chromosome 5, mMonDom1.pri, whole genome shotgun sequence genome:
- the LPAR5 gene encoding lysophosphatidic acid receptor 5: protein MEEMWTNTTNETIRMCPDYRFYHRLHLVGYSLVLAAGLPLNALALWVFLRALHVHSVVSVYMCNLAASDLLFTLSLPLRLSYYALHYWPFPDLLCQAAGAAFQMNMYGSCIFLALINVDRYVAIVHPLRLRHLRRPMVARLLCLGVWALILVFAVPTAWVHAPSPCQFTNITVNLCFESFSDNLWQGKLLPLVLLAEGLGFMLPLIAMVYSSSRVFWTLARPRATRSQRRRKTVRLLLANLVIFLFCFVPYNATLAVYGLLRGKLVDASSNAQSRVREVLVVMVLLASANCVLDPLVYYFSAEGFRNTLRGLGTARWVKSRATSRPPGLAGHPESGAASAAPEDAPHRELLSPPLSLEKPFNHTIKDSAI from the coding sequence ATGGAGGAGATGTGGACCAACACCACCAATGAGACTATCCGCATGTGCCCCGACTACCGCTTTTACCATCGCCTACATCTGGTGGGCTACAGCCTGGTGCTTGCTGCTGGTCTGCCCCTCAATGCCTTGGCACTCTGGGTTTTCCTCCGAGCCCTTCACGTGCACTCAGTGGTCAGTGTCTACATGTGTAACCTGGCAGCGAGTGACCTGCTTTTTACCCTCTCTTTGCCCCTACGACTCTCCTACTATGCCCTCCACTACTGGCCCTTTCCAGACCTCCTGTGCCAGGCCGCGGGGGCTGCCTTCCAGATGAATATGTATGGCAGCTGTATTTTCTTGGCCCTCATCAACGTGGACCGCTATGTTGCGATCGTTCACCCACTGAGGCTCCGCCACCTCCGACGGCCTATGGTGGCGAGACTGCTCTGCCTGGGTGTCTGGGCCCTGATCCTGGTGTTTGCGGTGCCTACTGCTTGGGTCCATGCCCCCTCGCCCTGCCAGTTTACGAACATCACTGTCAACCTGTGCTTCGAGAGCTTCAGTGATAACTTGTGGCAGGGCAAGCTCCTGCCCCTGGTCCTCCTGGCTGAAGGCCTGGGTTTCATGCTGCCCTTGATAGCCATGGTCTACTCTTCCAGTCGGGTCTTCTGGACCTTGGCCCGGCCCCGGGCCACCAGGAGCCAGCGCCGCAGGAAAACGGTGCGCCTTCTGCTGGCTAACCtggtcattttcctcttttgctttGTGCCCTACAATGCCACCCTGGCGGTGTATGGACTCCTTCGGGGGAAGCTGGTAGATGCCAGCTCCAATGCCCAGAGCAGGGTGCGCGAGGTGTTGGTGGTGATGGTGCTGTTGGCCAGTGCCAACTGTGTCTTAGATCCCCTCGTGTACTATTTCAGTGCTGAGGGCTTCCGAAACACCCTTCGGGGCCTGGGAACAGCACGCTGGGTCAAAAGCAGAGCCACCAGCAGGCCTCCGGGACTTGCTGGGCACCCCGAGAGTGGGGCTGCCTCTGCCGCGCCCGAGGATGCCCCTCACCGGGAGCTGCTCTCGCCGCCCCTGTCTCTGGAGAAGCCCTTCAACCACACCATCAAGGATTCAGCCATCTGA